The DNA sequence CTGTCCCCAGCCAAAGCGTTTTGCGTCGCCGGAGGTGGCCCGTGCCGCCCATGCCCATTCCGCTTCAGTGGGCAGGCGGTAGCCGTTTGCAGCGGGGTTGGTGCCGGTGATCTTGCCGCCGGACTCTCTGTAGAAAGGCGGCAGATTTTCTCTGGCGCTCAGCCAGTTACAATAACGGGCAGCCTGATCCCAGCTGACATTGACCACCGGTTGTTCTGGTTGATCCAGCGTTGTGCCGCGCACATGTGATGAGCTGTGCTGACGGGCAAACTGCTTGAATTGCCGATTGGTCACTTCTTTGGTGGCGAGGTAAAATGGACGTGTCAGTTGCACATCGCGCAACACCTCATTGGCCCGCCGACCGCTTTCACGGCGCGGTGCGCCCATCTTGAAAGCGCCCTCGGGTCGGAAAAGTGTCAATGCCTGCCCCGCTTTGCTGGTAATGCTGGTGGGTGTGTTGGCCCACCTGGCCGCCTGCTCAGTGAGCAGCTTTACCTGTACCAGTTGATCGAGTCCGGGTTTTGGTGTGATGGTGCGTGTTTCAGTGGCGTAGCCGGGCTTGCGAATTTCTATCCGGTGGGGGCGGGCGGGCAGGCTGAAGGTCTGCCCCGGTTTGCCCCTTGCTACCCCGTCGATCCAGACAGTCGCATCTGCCGGACTGGCGGACACCCGGATTTTCCCCATGCTCGCATTGAGGGTGATCGACAGTTGCCTTTTCTCACCAGCAGACAGCGTCAGGGCCTGTTTACTGGTGACATAGCCGTTGGCAAAAAAGGACAGCTGGTGTGACTGGTCTGGCGGCAATTCGAGATCCAGTGGTGTGACGCCCCGATAGGCACCGTTTACCGTTACGGTGGCACCGTTCGGTGAACTGGTCACTGAGAGGGTCGCATCGGCGGGCTCGAAAATGATCTCTGGCAGTGTCAGGGTTTCACCCACGTCGACGCGCAGTTTTTGCTGCCAGGTCTTGAACCCCTCTAGCTGCACACGGACATTCTCACCCTTGGCAAGGAGTTCTGTGATCAGGGGGGTGCGGCCTCGCGACTCGCCCTCGATAATGACCTCCGCGCCGCTGGGTTTGGAGCTTAACTGAACCTGACCCCAGGCCTGTGCGAGGGTCACGGCCAGTGATTGGGTGCGATCCAGTCCGACGATGGTCACGGTGTCTTTTGCGGGGGAATAGCGCGGGGCCTGGACGACCAGTTGGTGATCGCCCGGTGGCAGGTCACGAACCGTCAGGGGTGTTGTTCCCGCATGTTCGCCGTTTACCAGTACCTCTGCACCGGCGGGGGTGCTGGAAAGCTCCAGATGGCCCGGTTTTTTAGCCATCGCCAGTTCCAGCAACTGATGCTTGTCGGGACCGACTGAAAAGGCCTGTTGCAAGGGGAGGTAGCCCTCAGCCATGGCACTTATCCGATAATCTCCCGGACGAATCAGATAGTGGTCAGCCAGCTTGAACGTGATGCCACCGCTGATCGAGAGGTCGGCGCTGGCGGGGCTGACTTGTACGACCACCGATTTGGCAGTGAACAAAAATCCCAGAACCAGGCCGCTCACCAGCAGTGCCGCGGCGATAATGCCCGTCAGGGGTTTGACAGTGAAACGTCTGCTGGCAACGGTCTCGCCCAGGGGGACAAAGGTTGCCGGCTCGATAGTCTGAGGCTGTTGTCGATGTTCGGTCACGAAATCGGGTCCTTGCAGATCACTACCACCGGTTGACTGAGCCCTTCCGGGCCAAGCTGGAACTCCACCCGTACATCCCGATAGCCGCGACGGGTTCCCACTGCGACGTATTTTCCGGGAATCAGTGAGATCTGCTTGCGTTGAAATTTACCCAGTTCGCCCTGTCGGTAGAGTGTGACCAGGGTGTCCTGGTCGGACACCAGCTCCACCTGAACCGGGGTGGTCGCTGTTTTCATTGTTTGATCCAGGCGGCTGATCTGTTCCTTTAATTTGGCGCCGGGAGACTTGATGGCTCGTGCGTCTGCCAGAATCCGTTGAGCCTCTTGTCGTACGTTATCTGATGACAGACGCAGCGGCTGATCGAGTATGCCGCGAATCTGGTCGTCCAGTTGTGCGCGGGCATTGCTTCGAATCTGTCCCAGCCGGGCTTCCATCACGGAACTGTCGATCGCCATAATTTTGGCGTAGGTATCCCGGGCCTGATGCCACTGTTCGCGGCTTTCCAGTGCTGTGGCCTGGCTCAGCAGGGATTGAAGGGTTTGCTTGGTGGCGGCACTGGATGCCTGGGTAAGTCCGCTGCGGGCCGCCGGATCATCTGGCTTGAGTTGCAGGGCCTGTTTGAACGCGGTTTTTGCGCTGTCCAGCTGGTTGCGTTCCAGTGCGGTGTAACCACGGCTCATGGCCTCATTAAACCGATTGTCCAGGATTTTGGCATTGACGGCTTCCAGTCCGGCAGCGGCGGGCGTGTGGTCAGCGTCCAGCTCCAGGGCTTTCCGGTAGAGGGTTCTGGCCTGGGGCAGGTCGTTGTTTTGCCGGGCAATGGTAGCCTCTGTCACCAGCTCGGTGACCTGGTCCAGTACCTCGGCTCTGGACAAGCCGCGGGCCGCCTCGGCATTATCCGACGCGATGGCCTGCACCTGTTCAAACTGCCGGGTTGCTTCTTCGGCATCACCGTTATTGAGTGCGGTTTGTCCCGCCGTCAGTGCGTCGCTGACTCGTTGAGGGATAGACGTTTCCAGTGTGGTGAGTTGATTCAGGGCTGACTGGTAGGCGTCCTGTGCCTGATCAAAGGCGCGCTGGCGATAGTGGGTATCGCCGGTTGCAGCAACCGCAAGTGCCCTGTCAAAGGCTTCCCTGTCCCAGAGTTCTACATTTTTGCTCTCAAGAAAGGCCTGCTTTTCAAGAATCTTGCTCAATACATCCTGTGCCGCACGTCTCGCTGTGGCTAACTGTGCGTCTCGGAACGGTGATTCTGCCGTCGGGGCCGCCGTGCGGTCAGATACAATTGGCACGGGGGGGGTGTCCGGCGGTTGAATCAGTGCCGGGAGTACAAAGATCACCACCAACGCCAGCAGCACACAGAGAGCCAGTGCTACCCAGCTGGCGGGTCGTTGTTGCCAGGGCAGGTTATCCGCTTTGCGGCTGTCTTCGGGGGTGACAGGAGTAAATGCTATGTCGCTCGGCCTGATCGGGTCCTGGTCGTTACTTCCGCTCATGGGGCTTAAATTCCACCGCGTTCGGCCTGATAAATCTCCCGCAGCAGGGTTTTCCACTGTGCATATTGGGCGGCAGCATTGCCGGTCAGAGTGATTGTGCGATCTTCCAGCTCAATGACTCTCGGTTCTATCTCGGCTTCAAGTGATTGGGCGAGCTCGGCGAGTGTGTCCTCATGAATCTGCAGTTCGGCTCTTTTTGACAGACCGCTTTTTACCAGCAGGGCCCCGCTACCGATAGCCACTGCCCCGGCAGCGCGTCCGGAACCGCTGTTGCTGCCGGAGGCCAGAATGCCACCAATAATCGCGGCTACTCCACCGATGGTGCGATTGCGGGACTGGCGTTTCAGTTCTCTGAGGGCCACGAGCTCGTTGTAACTGGCGGCTCGCCATTCCTGATAGGGGCTGTCCATGCGGCGGGTAAAGGCGTCGTAATGTTCCTGCATGGTATCAATGAAAAGGTAGTCGCGCTGGCGAATCTGCCGGATGCGTTGCAGGATAGGGTCATTCTCTGCCGGCAAACGGCTGATTTCCAGCTGGCCACCCGGTGTCTCCCTGATATGGTCGCTGAACGCCTCCGGGGAAAAGTCCCGCGCAAATCGCAGTTCCGCTATGGTGCGCAGTTTATTGACATTTTCTGCACTCATCTGCTGACGGTATTCCAGGAGGTCGTTGGCAATCCGGTTATAAAGGCCCTGAAACGGATCTCGCTGTAGCTGGTTTTGCCGGTTGTAGGCATAGTTGCCCACCGTTTCGGTGTAGGACTTGGTATACCAGTGGCGATTGCTGGAATCGGTGACGGTGATATCCAGTGCCAGTGTTTCGCCGTTGGAGGCGACGATTTTCCCGGCCACATAGACCTCTGTGACCGTTTCCCTACCGGGTACCAGTCGCACTGCGCCCCAGGCGCCGGTTTTCTGAATGGTCGCGGCCAGCTGGTTTGGCAGGTACTGTGCTTCGGCTGTGCGCACGGTTGGCGAGACACTGGTATCGTCCGATTCGATGTTTTCCAGACCGGGCTCGAAAGGCAGCACTGCCAAGTCGAGTAGCTGTGACTCAACCACTGGCGCAGTCTGCTGCTCCAGCGGTGTCACGACTGTACTGGTGACCCGGTTGGTGCTGCAGGCCGCCAATAACAGCAGCGCAGACAATACGAATACCCGTTGTAGTAGATACTTCCAGTTGACCAACCTGTTATCGCCCCTCTTTATATTTGCGGTACTCGTCCCAGAGTTTTTCTCTCAATACCGGGTCCTGTTCTTTCATGGCTGCCTCACGGATCTGGCGAGCCACAATATCGTCATCGTGGCCATCGGGAATATTTGCTGGAACCGTACTGCCTCCACTGCGACCGATGATTGCACCGTCTCCACCGTAGGTGGTGGCTTGTCCCGATGGTGGTTCGCTGGCGCCGTCCGGGCCGCTGGCTTCTTCATCGCCGGGTCTTCCTGATGGACCGCCCCCGAGTTCCTCGGTGATATCTGCCTCTTCAAACAGGGGGCCTCCCGTGTCGGCGGGTGCCCCTTCACCGTCGCTGTCCTGTTCCCTCTCGGTAGCGGCGGCCCGTGCATCCATAATCATACCGTCAAATTCGGCCATGGAGGCATCCAGCCGTTGATCGAGAACCGCAATTTCCTCATCTGCGCTGAGTGCGCCACCCGGTGGGGGCGATGGCTGGTTTGCCGGACTACCCTGATCCGGGTTGGCTTCAGGCATTTCGCTGGGCTCACTGACGTCACTGGACTGGCTCTCGCCTGTCGTCGAAGCCGTTTCCGGAGGACTGTCCTGCTCGTTGGCCTCCTCTGTTGCCGGTGACTGGGCTTGCGGTTGTGGAGGCTGCTGGGACTGCGCCGTGGGGGACTGGGTCGGACTCTGACATCCCGGCGCACTGAGCAGGCCAACACTGAGTAACATTATGAGAAATGATCGATTCATCATTGGGAGACTACTGTATCAGGACCTTGACCGGCAATGCTTCGGTTGGCACAGGCTGGCCATTGTCAAAGCGCGGTCTGAATTTGGTATCAATAATGGTTTTCCTTGCCCGGCGTTCCAGCCCATCGCCCCCTTCCGGGGAAACACTCAATGTTGTGATTTTGCGGGGTTGCCCTTTTTCGGAGATATTAACGGCAAGCATCACATAGGCCGCGGGTATTGACGGGCTGGTCACAATTTCTGTGATGTCGGGCATTGGGGTTTCCTGTTGTTCTGATGAGCGTTCGGTGGAGGTGGTTTGGGCCGTGAGCACGGATTCGGTCTCCATAATGGCCGAATCGATCGGCCTGGGCAGCATTTTCGGCTCACCCAGCAACGCGGCAATCAGTGCTGTGTCATTCGTCTGTTGCAAGACGCGGTAGGCTTTTTGATAGTTGTCAATGGCCGGGCCGGTTAGATTGAATAGCATAAACCAATCACCGGTTTTGATATAACCGGTAGCTTTGTCGGCCGCGGATGCCGAGGGGTCCTGTTCCAGAATATCAATCATCCTGGCATTAGCCCGGCGACCGTTCTGAAAATAGTTTTTGCTGAGGAATGGGTCGTCGGCCACCCAGCGCGCCTGCTGAAATCGCTCAGACAGGAGGTCTGTATTCTCCCAACTGTTGGCGTATTTTTTCTGATGCCTGTCGAGGTAGTAGTCTGTCATTGCCGAGTTGTACAACAGCCCGGTCATGCTGCGATGATCCTCGCCATGTTGCTGCGCGGTGATGGCCAGTGCCCGATTGTAGACGCCATGGGCAACATTCAGATGGTAAATATCATCTCTGTGTCCCCGGGCATTGTAGGCCCGCAGGTGCCATTGACCGATTTCGTCCAGTAGCGGGAGTATGCGGGGATCATCGGTACCATAGGTTTTGCGGTGCAGCCAGAGTAGTTTCTGGTAGGCTTCGGCGGCCTCACTGATGAGTCCGAGCTGGATGTGGGTGTTGATAATACCGCGCAACATCGGTTCCTGGGACAGGCTGTAAACGCCGTTGTTAACACGATTCACGTACATGGCATGACGGAAGGCCTGAATAGCCTCTTTCAGGCGGTTCTGGCGCTGCAGGGTTTTGCCCAGCGCAAAGGTCAACTCGGATAACTCCGGATCAAAAGGACCGGCTAGTGCTTCGCGCCGGTCAATAGCCGACTGGTAATCGGCAATAATCTTCGCGGCTTCGGCGGCTTCGGCGGCTTCGGCGGCTTCGGCGGCTTCGGCGGCTTCGGCGGCTTCGGCGGCTTCGGCGGCTTGGAGGTCGGACTTTTCTGCCTGAGCAGTGGTTTCGCCGTGAGCCGGGTCACTCTCGATAGTTTGGCGGGCGGATTCGTGTTGCCCGGAGCCCTGTTCAACCGTGCCCGTTTCCGGTAGGTCAGCCGGGGTGTCAGCTTGAGCAGCGGGCAGACTGCCAAAGGTAAGCAGTAGCATCAACGCGCCGGTAGTATATTTTAGTGAATACCCCATAGTGAAAGCCCAGTAAT is a window from the Porticoccus hydrocarbonoclasticus MCTG13d genome containing:
- a CDS encoding PEGA domain-containing protein, coding for MTEHRQQPQTIEPATFVPLGETVASRRFTVKPLTGIIAAALLVSGLVLGFLFTAKSVVVQVSPASADLSISGGITFKLADHYLIRPGDYRISAMAEGYLPLQQAFSVGPDKHQLLELAMAKKPGHLELSSTPAGAEVLVNGEHAGTTPLTVRDLPPGDHQLVVQAPRYSPAKDTVTIVGLDRTQSLAVTLAQAWGQVQLSSKPSGAEVIIEGESRGRTPLITELLAKGENVRVQLEGFKTWQQKLRVDVGETLTLPEIIFEPADATLSVTSSPNGATVTVNGAYRGVTPLDLELPPDQSHQLSFFANGYVTSKQALTLSAGEKRQLSITLNASMGKIRVSASPADATVWIDGVARGKPGQTFSLPARPHRIEIRKPGYATETRTITPKPGLDQLVQVKLLTEQAARWANTPTSITSKAGQALTLFRPEGAFKMGAPRRESGRRANEVLRDVQLTRPFYLATKEVTNRQFKQFARQHSSSHVRGTTLDQPEQPVVNVSWDQAARYCNWLSARENLPPFYRESGGKITGTNPAANGYRLPTEAEWAWAARATSGDAKRFGWGQQFPPADGAGNFADSSASRMVDQVLTGYNDGFAVSAPVGSFSANHRGLHDLEGNVAEWVNDYYGIEFSLGSSAEKDPTGPASGEFRVIRGASWRHGNIIQLRLSYRDYGLDGRDDLGFRVARNVE
- a CDS encoding tetratricopeptide repeat protein; this encodes MSGSNDQDPIRPSDIAFTPVTPEDSRKADNLPWQQRPASWVALALCVLLALVVIFVLPALIQPPDTPPVPIVSDRTAAPTAESPFRDAQLATARRAAQDVLSKILEKQAFLESKNVELWDREAFDRALAVAATGDTHYRQRAFDQAQDAYQSALNQLTTLETSIPQRVSDALTAGQTALNNGDAEEATRQFEQVQAIASDNAEAARGLSRAEVLDQVTELVTEATIARQNNDLPQARTLYRKALELDADHTPAAAGLEAVNAKILDNRFNEAMSRGYTALERNQLDSAKTAFKQALQLKPDDPAARSGLTQASSAATKQTLQSLLSQATALESREQWHQARDTYAKIMAIDSSVMEARLGQIRSNARAQLDDQIRGILDQPLRLSSDNVRQEAQRILADARAIKSPGAKLKEQISRLDQTMKTATTPVQVELVSDQDTLVTLYRQGELGKFQRKQISLIPGKYVAVGTRRGYRDVRVEFQLGPEGLSQPVVVICKDPIS
- a CDS encoding tetratricopeptide repeat protein, giving the protein MLLLTFGSLPAAQADTPADLPETGTVEQGSGQHESARQTIESDPAHGETTAQAEKSDLQAAEAAEAAEAAEAAEAAEAAEAAEAAKIIADYQSAIDRREALAGPFDPELSELTFALGKTLQRQNRLKEAIQAFRHAMYVNRVNNGVYSLSQEPMLRGIINTHIQLGLISEAAEAYQKLLWLHRKTYGTDDPRILPLLDEIGQWHLRAYNARGHRDDIYHLNVAHGVYNRALAITAQQHGEDHRSMTGLLYNSAMTDYYLDRHQKKYANSWENTDLLSERFQQARWVADDPFLSKNYFQNGRRANARMIDILEQDPSASAADKATGYIKTGDWFMLFNLTGPAIDNYQKAYRVLQQTNDTALIAALLGEPKMLPRPIDSAIMETESVLTAQTTSTERSSEQQETPMPDITEIVTSPSIPAAYVMLAVNISEKGQPRKITTLSVSPEGGDGLERRARKTIIDTKFRPRFDNGQPVPTEALPVKVLIQ